Proteins from a genomic interval of Siniperca chuatsi isolate FFG_IHB_CAS linkage group LG10, ASM2008510v1, whole genome shotgun sequence:
- the LOC122882383 gene encoding uncharacterized protein LOC122882383 produces MIWRCFICYIFVALTLKQLLSHINIMHSRSPDFRVVCGIDGCPNEYRVYNSFYYHVKRTHAHHLLQVEAAEEGHGLPGARAAANNQSNASPVAEAESSSIVIPASGFQEDGRMNVDLSKHATAFLLQARETHRLTQRAVNQMVSGVQQYQAALLEHLKQQMSDMIERHSGDLDLLKSDAMGIFDQFVDPFCQITSTHLQDKTIKELLKPVEPEILVAKQTVCYVKNGDSRVLTIKDHFFHYIPLVKSLEQLLSHPRIIAMIDKRPQACKDGFFMISLMETFLSRTHCF; encoded by the exons ATGATTTGGCGTTGCTTCATATGCTACATATTTGTGGCATTGACTCTGAAACAACTTTTAAGTCACATTAACATCATGCACAGTCGCAGCCCTGACTTTCGCGTTGTGTGCGGGATTGATGGCTGTCCAAACGAGTACAGGGTGTATAACTCCTTCTATTATCACGTGAAGCGGACACACGCGCATCATCTTCTCCAAGTTGAAGCGGCGGAGGAGGGCCACGGTTTACCTGGAGCGAGGGCAGCCGCGAACAACCAAAGTAATGCAAGCCCTGTGGCTGAAGCAGAGAGCTCAAGCATCGTCATTCCAGCG AGTGGATTTCAAGAAGATGGTCGCATGAATGTTGACCTTTCTAAACATGCaactgcttttcttcttcaagCCAGAGAAACCCATCGACTGACACAG AGAGCTGTTAACCAAATGGTGAGTGGAGTCCAGCAATATCAGGCCGCATTATTGGAGCACCTAAAACAGCAAATGAGCGACATGATCGAGAGACATTCTGGGGACCTGGATCTACTAAAGAGTGATGCAATGGGGATATTTGACCAGTTTGTTGACCCTTTCTGTCAAATTACTTCCACCCATTTGCAAGATAAGACCATCAAAGAACTGTTAAAACCAGTTGAACCAGAGATTCTTGTCGCAAAACAAACAGTATGTTATGTGAAAAATGGAGACTCCCGAGTTCTTACCATTAAGGaccatttttttcattatatacCGTTGGTGAAAAGTttggagcagctgctgtcacatCCAAGAATAATTGCAATGATTGATAAGAGGCCACAGGCATGCAAGGATGGATTTTTCATGATTTCATTGATGGAGACATTTTTAAGTCGCACCCACTGTTTTTGA